One Streptomyces hundungensis DNA segment encodes these proteins:
- a CDS encoding transposase, with protein sequence MSGVITASQPSWIGPFSGLSPRQFGKLITALRREGADPVRKGRPWSLPLEDRVLLVAAYWRTNLTLRQLAPLFGVSKSAADRIIDHLGPSLALQQRKRFRKDTVLIVDGTLVPTRDHSIAEQSKNYRYSTNHQVVIDADTRLVVAVGRPLPGNRNDCKAWELSGAKAAVGRTTVIADGGYRGTGLVIPHRREPGQSELEPWKEEHNSSHRKVRARVEHAFARMKTWKILRDCRLKGDGVHHAMLGIARLHNLTLAG encoded by the coding sequence GTGTCTGGTGTGATCACGGCGTCGCAGCCCTCCTGGATAGGCCCGTTCAGCGGGTTGAGCCCGCGTCAGTTCGGCAAGCTGATCACTGCGCTCCGGCGGGAAGGTGCGGATCCGGTGCGTAAGGGCCGGCCGTGGAGCCTGCCGCTGGAGGACCGCGTCCTGTTGGTCGCCGCCTACTGGCGGACGAACCTGACCCTGCGGCAGCTGGCGCCGCTCTTTGGGGTGTCGAAGTCCGCGGCCGATCGCATCATCGACCATCTCGGGCCGTCGCTCGCGCTCCAGCAACGCAAGCGGTTCCGCAAGGACACCGTGCTGATCGTGGACGGCACCCTGGTCCCCACCCGCGACCACAGCATCGCCGAGCAGTCCAAGAACTACCGATACTCCACCAACCACCAGGTCGTCATCGACGCGGACACCCGGCTGGTCGTCGCGGTCGGCCGCCCGTTGCCCGGCAACCGCAACGACTGCAAGGCGTGGGAGCTGTCCGGTGCGAAGGCCGCCGTCGGCAGGACCACGGTCATCGCGGACGGCGGCTACCGGGGCACCGGCCTGGTCATTCCGCACCGCCGCGAACCCGGCCAGAGTGAACTGGAGCCATGGAAAGAGGAGCACAACTCCTCGCACCGCAAGGTCCGCGCCCGCGTCGAGCACGCCTTCGCCCGGATGAAGACCTGGAAGATCCTCCGCGACTGCCGCCTCAAAGGTGACGGCGTCCACCACGCGATGCTCGGCATCGCCCGCCTGCACAACCTCACCCTCGCCGGGTGA
- a CDS encoding glycosyltransferase produces the protein MRIEAVAVVIPACDEEALLPAALRAVRTAGAHPDLPPVRRLTVVVADSCGDRTARRAREAGAAVVTVSCRNPGRARAAGVAHALLELGAPAVPAWIATTDADSEVPPNWLAHQLARAAQGWEAVVGTVSLPPTSSLTPVHQVGYESSRPSQGAWDHPHVHGANLGVTADAYVSVGGFPPLGVGEDHALVRALRKAGHRVLATDACPVLTSARLKGRAGGGFADHLTQLAAPEEASTC, from the coding sequence GTGAGGATCGAGGCCGTCGCCGTCGTCATCCCCGCGTGCGACGAGGAAGCCCTGCTGCCGGCCGCCCTTCGGGCGGTGCGCACCGCCGGTGCACATCCCGACCTGCCACCGGTCCGGCGGCTGACCGTGGTCGTCGCCGACTCGTGCGGCGACCGCACCGCCCGCCGTGCCCGGGAGGCTGGAGCCGCGGTGGTCACCGTGTCCTGCCGCAACCCGGGACGCGCTCGTGCCGCCGGTGTGGCCCACGCACTGCTCGAACTGGGGGCGCCCGCCGTTCCGGCGTGGATCGCCACCACGGACGCCGACAGCGAGGTCCCCCCGAACTGGCTGGCCCATCAGCTGGCCCGGGCGGCGCAGGGCTGGGAAGCCGTCGTCGGTACCGTCTCGCTGCCGCCCACCTCTTCGCTCACGCCCGTGCATCAAGTGGGGTACGAGAGCAGCAGACCGTCCCAGGGCGCCTGGGACCACCCGCATGTGCACGGCGCCAATCTCGGCGTCACCGCCGACGCGTACGTCTCCGTCGGCGGCTTCCCGCCCCTCGGCGTCGGGGAGGACCACGCTCTGGTCAGGGCCCTGCGCAAGGCAGGCCACCGCGTCCTCGCCACCGACGCCTGCCCGGTGCTCACCTCGGCCCGCCTCAAGGGACGGGCGGGCGGGGGATTCGCCGACCACCTGACGCAATTGGCCGCTCCGGAGGAGGCGTCGACGTGCTGA
- a CDS encoding class I SAM-dependent methyltransferase, translating into MYRGAADPWHLAERWYERRKYDLTVAALPQERYRRAFEPACSVGELTRRLAARCDTVLACDRVAGAVRTAQQRTSDLPQVTVRQMTVPAQWPEGTFDLIVLSEVLYYLDSATLQSVLDHTVAALEPGGTLATVHWNHPVDEHLCRGSDIAEILAGLPWVRLLADHREDDFVLQIHQRLRADGGRPATPAEQEGLV; encoded by the coding sequence ATGTACCGCGGCGCCGCGGACCCCTGGCACCTGGCCGAGCGCTGGTACGAACGGCGCAAGTACGACCTGACCGTCGCGGCCCTGCCGCAGGAGCGCTACCGCAGGGCCTTCGAACCCGCCTGCTCCGTCGGAGAACTCACGCGCCGCCTCGCCGCCCGCTGCGACACGGTGCTGGCCTGCGACCGGGTCGCCGGCGCGGTCCGCACCGCTCAGCAGCGCACCAGCGACCTGCCGCAGGTGACGGTGCGGCAGATGACCGTTCCCGCGCAGTGGCCCGAGGGGACCTTCGACCTGATCGTGCTCTCGGAAGTGCTCTATTACCTGGACTCGGCGACCCTCCAGAGCGTGCTCGACCACACGGTCGCGGCCCTCGAACCCGGCGGCACCCTGGCCACCGTCCACTGGAACCACCCCGTCGACGAACACCTCTGCAGGGGCAGCGACATCGCCGAGATCCTGGCGGGGCTGCCCTGGGTCCGCCTGCTGGCCGACCATCGCGAGGACGACTTCGTCCTGCAGATCCACCAGCGCCTGCGGGCCGACGGGGGCAGGCCCGCCACGCCCGCCGAGCAGGAGGGGCTGGTGTGA
- a CDS encoding PIG-L deacetylase family protein produces the protein MTATKPGPPAPADPIQANGTPESVWRAWRRLDRLPAAILPDGGRIVIVAAHPDDEVLGAGGTIALLAAAGARLTVVSVTDGEASHPHSTRVTPAELAAIRAEELRAALTALGASSAEVVRLKVADTRVAGHEDEVAAALRPLLDGSRLCLAPWAGDVHSDHEAAGRAARAAARAASVDCWTYPVWMWHWARPDDTRVPWDSAVSVGLPPGIAELKHRAVQRFVSQIHPLGPDASDAAILPPDELAHHLRDIEVFFT, from the coding sequence GTGACCGCTACCAAACCCGGGCCGCCCGCGCCCGCCGATCCGATCCAGGCCAATGGAACACCTGAGTCCGTGTGGCGGGCCTGGAGGCGGCTGGACCGGCTCCCCGCAGCGATTCTGCCGGACGGTGGGCGGATCGTGATCGTTGCCGCCCACCCGGACGACGAGGTACTCGGCGCGGGTGGCACCATCGCGCTGCTGGCGGCCGCCGGCGCCCGGCTCACCGTCGTGTCGGTCACCGACGGCGAGGCATCACACCCCCACAGCACCCGTGTCACGCCCGCCGAACTGGCCGCCATCCGGGCGGAAGAACTGCGCGCGGCTCTGACGGCCCTCGGGGCATCGAGCGCGGAGGTGGTCCGGCTCAAGGTCGCCGACACCCGGGTCGCCGGGCACGAGGACGAGGTCGCGGCAGCGCTCCGTCCCTTGCTCGACGGAAGCCGGCTGTGCCTGGCGCCCTGGGCCGGTGACGTGCACAGCGACCACGAGGCGGCCGGACGGGCCGCGCGGGCCGCGGCGCGGGCCGCATCCGTCGACTGCTGGACCTATCCGGTCTGGATGTGGCACTGGGCCCGGCCGGACGACACCCGCGTGCCGTGGGACAGTGCCGTCTCGGTCGGCCTGCCGCCGGGGATCGCGGAGCTCAAACACCGGGCAGTTCAGCGTTTCGTCTCCCAGATCCACCCGTTGGGCCCGGACGCGTCCGACGCGGCGATCCTGCCGCCCGACGAACTCGCCCACCATCTGCGCGACATCGAGGTGTTCTTCACGTGA
- a CDS encoding acyl-CoA dehydrogenase: protein MQGTAREKPAAPEIGAGQAPWGEGLRDTVAAAFADCVQDITSGELDIPLPGSGRTLDRFLALADMAETDLSLVRLVEGHVDAVAILAELDGPAARPGERWGVWAAEPPGEGLTASLGDDGWVINGRKRYCSGAHSCTHALVTARADDGRRLFAVATGLGSGAAWCRPVEGSWQALGMAASDSADMLFTDVPAIPVGGVESYVERPGFQHGGIGVAACWYGGARAVARTLAAAAARHGTDPLTDAHLGAVDMRLHAASAVLAQAATEIDKDPADVEGAGRARSLRVRGFIEGVCADVLTHVGRATGAEPLCHDPAHTRHATDLEVYIRQHHGERNLAELGRLVAESGEWQ from the coding sequence ATGCAAGGCACCGCACGTGAGAAGCCGGCCGCGCCGGAGATCGGAGCGGGGCAGGCGCCGTGGGGTGAAGGGCTTCGCGACACTGTCGCGGCGGCCTTCGCCGACTGCGTGCAGGACATCACGTCGGGCGAGCTGGACATTCCCCTGCCCGGGTCGGGACGCACCCTGGACAGGTTCCTGGCCCTGGCGGACATGGCCGAGACGGACCTCTCGCTGGTGCGTCTGGTGGAAGGGCACGTCGACGCGGTCGCGATCCTCGCTGAACTGGACGGGCCGGCCGCCAGGCCCGGCGAGCGGTGGGGGGTGTGGGCCGCGGAGCCGCCGGGAGAGGGGCTCACCGCGTCGCTCGGTGACGACGGCTGGGTGATCAACGGACGCAAGCGGTACTGCTCGGGGGCGCACAGCTGCACCCATGCCCTGGTCACCGCGCGGGCCGACGACGGTCGCCGTCTGTTCGCCGTCGCCACGGGCCTCGGATCGGGTGCCGCGTGGTGCCGGCCGGTGGAGGGGAGCTGGCAGGCGCTGGGCATGGCGGCGAGCGACAGCGCCGACATGCTGTTCACGGATGTGCCCGCGATTCCGGTCGGCGGCGTGGAGTCCTACGTGGAGCGGCCCGGATTCCAGCACGGCGGCATCGGTGTGGCGGCCTGCTGGTACGGCGGGGCCCGGGCCGTGGCGCGCACGCTTGCCGCAGCTGCCGCGCGGCACGGCACCGACCCCTTGACCGATGCCCATCTGGGCGCGGTCGACATGCGTCTGCACGCGGCGAGCGCGGTACTGGCCCAGGCGGCGACGGAGATCGACAAGGACCCGGCCGATGTGGAAGGCGCGGGCCGCGCGCGGAGTCTGCGGGTGCGGGGCTTCATCGAAGGGGTGTGTGCCGATGTCCTGACCCACGTCGGGCGCGCCACCGGCGCCGAACCGCTGTGCCACGACCCGGCCCACACCCGCCACGCGACCGACCTCGAGGTCTACATCCGACAGCACCACGGCGAACGCAACCTGGCGGAGCTCGGCCGCCTCGTAGCGGAATCGGGGGAGTGGCAGTGA
- a CDS encoding STAS domain-containing protein, whose product MATTSPDESGAGPHASLPGATITEQVQGDRSVILTVAGALDWSTTGRLVTAMQKSVDARSVTVDLRGLVWADSALLHALINTQRHLRSHDTPLVLRGPLHPVLARLFDVTGTHSYFVFHDA is encoded by the coding sequence ATGGCGACAACCTCTCCGGACGAATCCGGCGCAGGACCGCACGCCTCCCTCCCCGGGGCGACCATCACCGAACAAGTGCAGGGGGACAGGTCGGTGATCCTGACGGTCGCGGGTGCCCTCGACTGGAGCACCACCGGCCGACTCGTCACCGCGATGCAGAAGTCCGTCGACGCCCGGTCCGTCACAGTGGACCTGCGCGGCTTGGTCTGGGCGGACTCCGCGCTGCTGCACGCCCTCATCAATACGCAGCGCCATCTGCGCTCCCACGACACTCCGCTCGTCCTGCGCGGACCCTTGCATCCGGTTCTCGCACGCCTCTTCGACGTCACCGGGACCCACAGCTACTTCGTCTTCCACGATGCCTGA